From Caretta caretta isolate rCarCar2 chromosome 9, rCarCar1.hap1, whole genome shotgun sequence, one genomic window encodes:
- the COMMD2 gene encoding COMM domain-containing protein 2 — MLLVLSEEHKEHLGFLTQVDSAVVGEFGRIAVEFLRKGTNPKIYEGAARKLNVSSDIIQHGVEGLTYLLTEGSKLLISEIDFQDSVLVLGFSEELNKLLLQLYLDNRREIRSILSELAPKLHSYHSLEWRLDVQLASRSLRQQIKPAVTIKLHLDQNGDQTTKILQTDPATLLHLIQQLEQALGEMKTNHCRRIVRNIK, encoded by the exons ATGCTGCTGGTGCTGTCGGAAGAGCACAAGGAGCACCTGGGCTTCCTGACCCAGGTGGACAGCGCAG TTGTTGGTGAATTTGGCCGTATCGCAGTGGAGTTCTTAAGGAAAGGCACCAACCCGAAAATCTACGAAGGAGCCGCAA gaaAACTTAATGTTAGTAGTGACATTATTCAGCATGGAGTTGAGGGATTAACATATCTTCTCACTGAGGGCTCCAAGCTCCTG ATTTCTGAGATAGACTTCCAAGACTCCGTGCTTGTTCTGGGATTCTCAGAGGAATTGAACAAATTATTGCTTCAGCTTTACCTTGACAACAGAAGGGAGATCAGAAGCATTCTTAGTGAACTGGCACCAAAGCTCCACAGTTACCACAGCCTTGAATGGAGACTAGATGTGCAG CTTGCCAGCAGAAGTCTGAGACAACAGATTAAACCAGCTGTCACTATAAAGCTACACCTTGATCAAAATGGAGATCAGACAACCAAAATATTACAAACTGACCCTGCTACTCTGCTCCACCTAATTCAGCAATTGGAACAAGCCTTGggggaaatgaaaacaaatcaTTGTAGGCGAATAGTCCGCAACATCAAATAA